The stretch of DNA TGATTTAGATATAAGGAACAGCAAACAAAGACGACATGAGCCGATGATTGAGCCGAGGGAAATGAGTAATAAAATGAAGCTTACCAAGGGGACTCATTTCATCTAAACCCTCTGAGTGCACAACTAATGCTCTTTTCATGCCAAACTGTTGTAGTGCTTTGGCCATTTTGAAGACCTACAGTCACAACTCATCTCAGTGATGAATTCAAAAGAGCAAACTATCAAATTACATAACAATGCAAGTACTTTAACATATGTCTTTAACTCTTTCGAGCAACATAGTTAAACATAAGATCACATGTATAGCACCACTCCAGTTTTAATGTGCTCAAGCAACTATGCATGTATTACTATTTTCCTTAGTAATATCAGCAATTACTTTTATTATCAGGGAGGTTAATGGACACAATCGTGGTTACAATATCTACTACTCAACTTCCAAAAGAAAGCATGAGTCGTAATTCTAATAAAATCCTTTTACTACTTCAACGAAAAACTTAAAAGAGAAAAGGCAGAATTGTTTCGACATAAATTCGCCACAAGCATGGGGATGCAAATCATATGAACCAAAGTATGTATAAATCTGAGTGTGTGAGTGTGTGTGTATACAATATATTATAATAGCTAACCTTGCAGTCAGGAACCTCCAAAGCTTAATTCCACAGTGAATATATCAACTCCATTATTGCCAAATGGAAACTATGTTCAAATTTTACTAGCATAACAGAAACCTAGCAGTCGATTGCTAAAGAGTAGGGTCAATGCAAAAACGGATATGATAAAGTATGAAGTTTATGCTGTAAATTGGTATAGCCTCAAGACTTTGTATTACATCTCAATTTCGTAATGGACTCAACTAATATGATGCCAAGAGGAGCACCATTGAAAACCTAGCTTGAAGGGCTAGTCTATACCCagatatgtaaataataaattatcTTGGTAAGAGAAAATGAATGAAACAAAGGATCAAGGCCTGGGAATATAAAAGCATGTAGATAtccatatatttaaataataaaattaaactataccCAGATGCATCTCTTTGAAGACGATCTGCACCCCAAGCCAACAACATACAAATGCAGTCAAGAGAGCCCCCTCTAGCAACCAAATGAAGAGGAGTGCTTCCTGGGAAACTGAAAAAAGCAACAAATTTTCAGTCATTTTTCCAAGCAATCATTCTATCCATctgacaaaaaaaaacaaaataaatacagATACTCATGAATTATCAACTTAACAtgaattattattacccatatcgACCACTTGATGCACAAACAAGAGCACCATTGTATAACAGGATATGTACGCATTCAGGCTGCTTCCGGCGTGCTGTTAAGTGCAAGGGAGTGGCTCCCCTACCATCTCTTATATTCACAAACCGTGCATATCCCCTGATATCAAATCCAACAAAAGATATACATATAAGAACAAATGAAAACAGAGATCTCTATCCAAATGAATCAAAAAAAGTCAAGCAATCTTGAAAGAAACAAAAGACCACCATGAAACAGCAACAGGGCTGAgcggatgaagaagaagaagtagtCTGCTAATGAGTGATGAAGAAGAAGCAGTTGTGGCGGCCGAGAGGAAGGAAAAAGTTATGGAATCAGAAGAAATCAGAAGAAGCAGTAGGAGGGTAAAACTGGGTAGAAGAAATCGGGAGAACTTAATACGCAGCAAAACTGAGCTTTCCTTCCGGAATAGAAATATAGAAATCTGTGAATTTTGAGGATTAGGTCTGTAATGTATTAGACTCGTAATGACAATACATTGAACCAAATAAAGGATTAAAGGGGAttaagtggggcccaccgattaggggtgtaatggctatgccaatacacccaaccaaacatgctaaAAGTCCAtgctataataaaatattttattttatttaatgtatcgAGTCAAGTGAtataaactcaaaaaataaaaatactaaaaaaacaattttctttataaatggagaaattatattataaaagcattttttacttgtaagttatatatatattgtaaaaataacttcttaaataaaaatacttttaatcaaattttaatatttattttgaaaataaataactaaatttattaaaaaaacattacCACTCTCTTTTACAAACTATCATTTTATTTTacgtattttctttttttcactgaattgagtcttagtttgattggtataaatattgttgtcaatgtaggcGGATGAGGGTTCGAGCATGTTAAaacacattatcctcttatttatgggttggggaagggctattaataattttaaacattgtgtaaaaaatagataaattttagtttgattagtattgattattattacaataatcaGATAGTCGTGAAATCCAACACATTTAAATGTGTAGTATCTTTTACTTTAAAGATCGAAAAGttatgaataatttaaaaaattatataaaaaataattacggTCTCCAAATTCAAtaacatttatttgtttataaaaatgtgtatgaaacttttgaattttgcaaaaaattGGAGCAAAGTCCAAAAGGTTCTAACCAAATAGTAGCCTACAAATACTTTTAAGCAACTATGCTTTTAAGAATTTACGTAACTAATGTTTTTGAATAGTTTTATGGAGCAGGTTGCTTGCATTTGAGaatgtttgaatttttatgattttttagtcAATGTATTTGAGAGGTTTCTCTATTATAAATGtttatcaaattagtccctttactattaaaaagaattaaataaagttaaattgaaatataattaacatctactgtttaaaaaatatcatttattgttCGACAAAGTTagtatttttgaagtttttatggttttataAATGGAATCTTTTATTTAGGATTGAATTGCGTACAATAAATGTTAACTCTGATATAATTTAggcttatttgattctttttaatagtgtaaggattaaattgatctatttaataatagagggactaatttaaTCAAATCCCTATAATAAAAAGACCTCCCAtataatttaacctttttttatgtataattatCTTGAATCAAATTAGGTTGAATCCTTAAATTAGAGGTAAGCTATTACCTGTACACAAAAGTTGACCACGAAGACGGATGGTATTGGGAACGGGGAGGCATTGCCCCACcacaaattttttgaaatttttgttagacgcagaaagtttttaaaaaaaactttaattagTCCCTCAAGTTTtatgaaaattcaaattaagTCTTGAGCTTTTTTTGAAGTTCCTACTaagtctttttaattttttaaaaattttaattagatcctCAAGACTTAGTCAAAATCCACAACTTTTTAAACTTGAGAATTCGATTattacaataataacaataccGACTGAGTTAATCTCAATCCATCTTAAACTTAACCAgtcttagggtgagtttggatggacggtgcgtttacctacggttagtgtaaaaatagcggtggcggtgagattagatactatagcgatactgtagcgtgagacaaaaagtaaactaaacgcaccgtaCCGCAcctaatcgcccatccaaacccacccttaatcTATAGGTTACTTTATATTCAAATTACAATCTCTttcaataaagaaaaaagaactaACAAACAAAAGAAACCTACTCCCATGTTTAGTCGCCGACGTGTTTCTTTTTAGTAAGAAcaagaaattcaaaaattcaacttttTAAAACAA from Gossypium hirsutum isolate 1008001.06 chromosome D04, Gossypium_hirsutum_v2.1, whole genome shotgun sequence encodes:
- the LOC107898630 gene encoding putative E3 ubiquitin-protein ligase XBAT31, translated to MPPRSQYHPSSWSTFVYSFTLLLLLLISSDSITFSFLSAATTASSSSLISRLLLLLHPLSPVAVSWGYARFVNIRDGRGATPLHLTARRKQPECVHILLYNGALVCASSGRYGFPGSTPLHLVARGGSLDCICMLLAWGADRLQRDASGSSKWPKHYNSLA